The stretch of DNA AGGACGCCGCGCCGTTGCTGAGAGGCCGGGGCATGCTCGGCGCGCGgtgacggcggccggcggctcggtgcgtgcgcgcgtgcgcgcccTGCGTTCCTGGCCTGATCGCGTcgtcgcccgcccgcccgcccgacCGGCGCCCACGACGTCGCAGCCACGGGGAGGCGCCGAGGGAAGGGCAAGATGAGCTGCTTTCCGTGCTTCGGCGGCGGAAAGGGCAAGGAGGATGGCGAGGCCGAGACCACGGAGGCGGCGGCCCCGCCGTCCAACATGACGCCGCCCCCGGCGGTGCAAGCGCCCGACGCGTACtccgcggcgcccgcggccgctcTAGCAGCCGCGGCGTCGCCCAAGCCCGGTGGCGGTGAGCGAGAGAGCCCGCAGCATCGATTTTTTTTCCCATCGATTTCGCTCCCGTCCCAGATGTCGCAACTCTAACGCCGGACCCATCTGATTTCTCGCCACGCAGCGAACAACGCGGACCAGTCTTCCGCCGACGAAGCGTCGCTGCGGCAAGCCATCACGGCGCAGGCGTTCGCGTTCCGCGAGCTCGCCGCGGCCACCGACCACTTCACGCCGTACAACCTCGTCGGAGAAGGCGGTTTCTTCCGGGTCTACAAGGGCAAGCTAGAGAAGAGCGAGCAGGTACGTGAACGCGTCTCGCGCGAGCCTTTCTGACCCTGCTCTGCTCGAATATGTTTGGCCTCTGTCTGAACGGATCAAGCAtggctccccccccccccccccctctgccTCGCACCAGACCGTGGCCATCAAGCAGCTGGACAAGCACGGCTTCCAGGACAACAAGGCGTTCCTGACCGGGGTCGCCATGCTCAGCCAGCTCCACCACGAGAACCTCGTCGACATCGTCGGCTACTGCGCCGACGGGGACCAGCGGCTGCTGGTGTACGAGTCCGTGCCCGCCGGCACCTTGGAAAACCACCTGTTCGGTACGCGCCTCACTGACTGCTTGTCTGCTTGTTGATCGCTATCTCCGGCGAACCCGCCTGCACGGTGCTGAGATTGTTCTGCTTgctcgtcgctgctgcgcgcgcCAGCAGATTTGTCGGACGGCAAGAAGCCCATGGACTGGTGCACGAGGATGAAggtggcgcacggcgcggcgcagggcCTGGAGTACCTGCACGACAAGGCGAGCCCTCCGGTGGTGTACGGGGAGTTCAAGGCCTCCCACATCCTCCTCGACGAGAACCTCACGCCCAAGCTCTCAGACTTCGGGCTCGCGCAGCTCGGCCAGGCGGGCGGCAACATGCCGGTGGCCTCGCCCATGATGGGCTCCTTCGGCTGCTGCGCGCCGGAGTACGACCGGAGCGGGCAGGCCACCATGAAGTCCGACGTGTACAGCTTCGGGGTGGTGCTCGTGCAGCTCATCTCCGGGAGGAGGGCCGTCGACACCAGCAAGCCCGTGGCCGAGCAGAACGTGGTCACTTGGGTAAGTGAGCTACGCGCTTCGATCTGTTGGCATGATATAGATTCTCTATGATGCGGTAGCGTTTACTGGAACTCTGAGACTCTGATTTTCAGTTTGCTGATATTTTCCAACCTTTGCTGATATTTTCCAACCTTCTTTTGTATGATTGTACTCACCTAATGTTTTTTTACATAGAGTTAACAT from Panicum hallii strain FIL2 chromosome 3, PHallii_v3.1, whole genome shotgun sequence encodes:
- the LOC112886479 gene encoding probable serine/threonine-protein kinase PBL25 isoform X1, with amino-acid sequence MSCFPCFGGGKGKEDGEAETTEAAAPPSNMTPPPAVQAPDAYSAAPAAALAAAASPKPGGANNADQSSADEASLRQAITAQAFAFRELAAATDHFTPYNLVGEGGFFRVYKGKLEKSEQTVAIKQLDKHGFQDNKAFLTGVAMLSQLHHENLVDIVGYCADGDQRLLVYESVPAGTLENHLFADLSDGKKPMDWCTRMKVAHGAAQGLEYLHDKASPPVVYGEFKASHILLDENLTPKLSDFGLAQLGQAGGNMPVASPMMGSFGCCAPEYDRSGQATMKSDVYSFGVVLVQLISGRRAVDTSKPVAEQNVVTWAMPMFKDQKRYHELVDPLIKTEYPAKALNQVVAMAAMCLQEEDSVRPLMADVVMTLGFLTSMPPDPPAPAAPPAAAEPKKEKGLDHSDSSSESSDDEGDEEEEDEEEEAEEQ
- the LOC112886479 gene encoding probable serine/threonine-protein kinase PBL25 isoform X2, producing MSCFPCFGGGKGKEDGEAETTEAAAPPSNMTPPPAVQAPDAYSAAPAAALAAAASPKPGGANNADQSSADEASLRQAITAQAFAFRELAAATDHFTPYNLVGEGGFFRVYKGKLEKSEQTVAIKQLDKHGFQDNKAFLTGVAMLSQLHHENLVDIVGYCADGDQRLLVYESVPAGTLENHLFDLSDGKKPMDWCTRMKVAHGAAQGLEYLHDKASPPVVYGEFKASHILLDENLTPKLSDFGLAQLGQAGGNMPVASPMMGSFGCCAPEYDRSGQATMKSDVYSFGVVLVQLISGRRAVDTSKPVAEQNVVTWAMPMFKDQKRYHELVDPLIKTEYPAKALNQVVAMAAMCLQEEDSVRPLMADVVMTLGFLTSMPPDPPAPAAPPAAAEPKKEKGLDHSDSSSESSDDEGDEEEEDEEEEAEEQ